Proteins co-encoded in one Capnocytophaga ochracea DSM 7271 genomic window:
- a CDS encoding YifB family Mg chelatase-like AAA ATPase — MLVKIYGSAVFGVEASTITIEVNIDKGIGYHLVGLPDIAIKESNYRIAAALQNNGYKIPGKKITINMAPADMRKEGSAYDLSFAIGILAANGQIQSEELEKYIIMGELSLDGSLQPIKGALPIAIQARKEGFKGFILPKQNAKEAAIVDNLDVYGVENIKEVIDFFNGEKELQPIEIDTRKEFYRDLESPEFDFADVKGQETVKRCMEIAAAGGHNVILIGPPGSGKTMLAKRLPSILPPMTLHEALETTKIHSVVGRIRDTGLMSHRPFRSPHHTISDVALVGGGTYPQPGEISLAHNGVLFLDELPEFKRAVLEVMRQPLEDREVTISRAKFSVTYPASFMLVASMNPSPSGYFNDPDAPVTSTPAEMQRYLSKISGPLLDRIDIHIEVNPVPFEKLSDDRKGESSRDIRKRVIDARNIQTERFKEYEHIHYNAQMNTKQIQKFCKVNTDSLTLLKDAMTRLNLSARAYDRILKVARTIADLEKSEEVQPHHIGEAIQYRSLDREGWFGG, encoded by the coding sequence ATGTTAGTAAAAATTTACGGAAGTGCTGTATTTGGTGTAGAAGCCAGCACAATTACTATTGAAGTAAATATCGATAAAGGTATTGGCTATCATTTGGTTGGATTACCCGATATAGCTATTAAAGAAAGTAATTATCGTATAGCAGCTGCTCTGCAAAACAATGGATATAAAATTCCAGGTAAAAAGATAACCATCAATATGGCTCCTGCCGATATGCGTAAGGAAGGTTCTGCCTATGATTTAAGTTTTGCAATTGGTATTTTAGCAGCTAACGGGCAAATACAAAGTGAAGAATTAGAAAAATATATCATTATGGGAGAACTATCCTTAGATGGCAGTTTGCAACCCATTAAAGGAGCACTACCCATTGCTATTCAAGCACGCAAAGAAGGATTCAAAGGATTTATTCTTCCTAAGCAAAATGCTAAAGAAGCTGCTATAGTAGATAATTTGGACGTTTATGGTGTAGAAAATATAAAAGAAGTCATAGATTTTTTTAATGGAGAAAAAGAATTACAACCTATCGAAATAGATACACGCAAAGAGTTTTACAGAGATTTAGAATCTCCTGAATTTGACTTTGCAGATGTAAAAGGTCAAGAAACTGTAAAACGTTGTATGGAAATAGCTGCTGCTGGTGGACATAATGTTATTTTAATAGGCCCTCCTGGTTCAGGAAAAACAATGCTCGCTAAGCGTTTACCTAGCATTCTTCCTCCGATGACACTTCACGAAGCTCTTGAAACTACTAAAATACACAGTGTAGTAGGACGTATTAGGGACACAGGCTTAATGAGCCATCGTCCTTTCCGTAGTCCTCATCACACTATTTCTGACGTAGCTCTCGTAGGAGGAGGTACTTACCCTCAACCAGGTGAAATATCTCTCGCACATAATGGAGTACTTTTTCTTGATGAGTTACCAGAGTTCAAAAGAGCTGTTCTCGAGGTAATGCGACAACCTTTAGAAGATAGAGAAGTTACTATTTCTAGAGCAAAGTTTTCAGTTACTTACCCCGCTTCATTTATGTTAGTAGCAAGTATGAATCCAAGTCCAAGCGGGTATTTTAACGACCCCGATGCTCCTGTTACTTCTACACCTGCTGAAATGCAACGCTATTTAAGTAAAATTTCAGGACCTCTATTAGATAGAATAGATATTCATATAGAAGTAAATCCTGTACCCTTTGAAAAACTTTCAGATGATAGAAAAGGTGAAAGTAGTCGTGATATCCGTAAACGGGTGATAGATGCTCGAAATATCCAAACAGAACGTTTCAAAGAATATGAACATATTCACTATAACGCTCAAATGAATACTAAACAAATACAGAAATTTTGTAAAGTAAATACGGATTCTTTAACCCTACTAAAAGATGCTATGACGCGTCTCAACCTTTCTGCACGTGCCTATGACCGTATTTTAAAAGTAGCGCGTACAATAGCCGATTTAGAAAAGTCAGAAGAAGTACAACCTCATCATATAGGCGAAGCTATTCAATATCGTAGTTTAGACCGTGAAGGTTGGTTTGGAGGATAA
- a CDS encoding DUF1735 and LamG domain-containing protein, which translates to MKKIFLILGLLSVIACQDETTDKTPQAPNVYQGVFLDGNNVVEVYVQEYQDNKIQNLKVKLIRAAGKIVSAQLITGDAQTLTDYNAQYGTDYKLLPTDKYSIDENAIFNTYETETPIDITISELTFPNNEVYALPIQIRGRNNIEAIAGQDRLLLVVHKETRTKVLSMATTKATTGEALSNNELSQWTFEATINCSNLIGSNPIVGVTSNTHQVEIGFTNNQLDVKASGISKLIPAEVFKAQTNKWYPIAVTCDGNTLRVYVEGKEVGSKTANTNSRIYVKDLWFAGANELLREVRLWKRALTQKEIQLQLWSTLKPTNDLLLYYPLNGKKYNKTSNTITDDETKLWDWSTTGTSMELPSGATFNNGTGYGIVFPPR; encoded by the coding sequence ATGAAAAAGATATTTTTAATACTTGGCTTACTAAGTGTAATAGCTTGTCAAGACGAAACTACTGACAAAACGCCTCAAGCTCCCAATGTATATCAGGGAGTATTTCTCGATGGCAATAACGTCGTTGAAGTGTACGTACAAGAATACCAAGATAACAAGATTCAAAACTTAAAGGTGAAACTGATAAGAGCTGCTGGTAAGATAGTATCAGCTCAGCTTATCACAGGTGATGCTCAAACCTTAACCGACTATAATGCACAATATGGTACGGATTACAAACTCTTACCTACTGATAAATATAGTATTGATGAAAATGCTATCTTCAATACTTATGAAACAGAAACTCCTATTGATATTACCATTAGTGAACTAACGTTTCCTAACAACGAAGTGTATGCGCTACCCATACAAATAAGAGGTAGAAATAATATTGAAGCTATTGCAGGACAAGACCGTTTGCTTTTAGTAGTCCATAAAGAAACAAGAACAAAGGTATTGAGTATGGCAACTACAAAAGCTACTACGGGAGAAGCTCTATCTAATAACGAGCTCTCTCAATGGACTTTTGAAGCTACAATTAATTGCTCAAATCTCATAGGAAGCAACCCAATAGTAGGAGTAACATCTAATACTCATCAAGTTGAAATAGGCTTTACAAACAATCAATTAGACGTAAAAGCTTCGGGTATTTCAAAATTAATACCTGCTGAGGTATTTAAGGCACAAACTAATAAATGGTATCCTATTGCAGTAACCTGTGATGGCAATACCCTGCGTGTATATGTAGAAGGAAAAGAGGTAGGTTCTAAAACAGCAAATACTAATAGTAGAATTTATGTAAAAGATTTATGGTTTGCAGGAGCTAATGAGCTTCTGAGAGAGGTGCGTTTGTGGAAACGAGCCCTAACCCAAAAAGAAATACAATTACAGTTGTGGAGTACTCTTAAACCTACAAATGATTTACTGCTTTATTATCCTCTCAATGGTAAGAAATATAATAAAACTTCTAATACCATTACAGATGATGAAACAAAACTATGGGATTGGTCTACTACAGGCACCTCAATGGAACTTCCCTCAGGAGCAACTTTTAATAACGGTACAGGTTATGGTATTGTTTTTCCTCCTAGATGA
- a CDS encoding SusC/RagA family TonB-linked outer membrane protein produces the protein MKQKIQLLLISLFLFVGAVQAQMKNITGEVLDENNQPMSSVAVVVKNTRSTKASKDVSTNTDGKFELKAKVGDVLEFSFLGYEPQQRKVEGKNRNINFKVVLKPQIIEHIDHILIGKPKYSTALGIYQEGEVLPYQQQKVSDKDLTQVKQANFVNSLDGKVAGLHIQRSATGIGGATKATMRGARSLFGDNNVLYVIDGMPIANQAERGIGGDGRDTSEGISDLNPEDIEEVVVLQGAQAAALYGASAANGVVLIRTKKAESNQFKINLSSSIEFVNKLTKPEFQETYGNELGQYTSLSTRALPKGTSFNINDFYKTGHVYQNAVSISGGIDFKGGKNKTYASLASLQSGGIVPNSVYNRYNAYLHNSTSLLNDALRIDLSGNYIRQYERNQVASGIVFNPIVGLYLYPRGEQFGQERYFERYDAIAGYAKQYWIAGSGTPDTPANLGENIQNPYWIAYRNLRPTTKDRYMFSGKVSYKIIGDLDVVARFRIDNTTSTMDDKRYASTLLAYAGVNGYYAHWKETFKQQYADVLLHYNKNLSNDFSLDVHLGASYERHNTQVEGYKGNLYNINNFTQTNITAPTAITHPLWGKRNNTAFFAIAEIGWQSKIYLTLTGRTDKPSDYLFTSKNKVFSPSVGVSALLHQFIGIDKSILSFAKLRGGYSQVAAPMSYAGLGVAETSRSWLGDAYSLPNYSTDLQLERTTSYEVGLDTQWFNNLSFNATFYHTRTNNQLVPIVWQQAGEVQNQGAEVALRYTYPNTSKGVNWETQLVASTNKNKIVSLPHEIANGMYTLHEGGEIGDIFDANGNKLGSTNPDWLLGWQGKMSYKNFDLNFLFKARLGGIVLSETERYFDRYGVSKASADNRANYATFIANRTASDYQYSATNIRLQEVALTYHFREGFIVKGLKDLSVSLVGHNLLMLYNKASFDPEIVPSVGTYGSGYDKFMLPSIRSYGLNVKMQF, from the coding sequence GATGTACTTGAGTTTAGTTTTTTAGGATATGAACCCCAGCAAAGAAAAGTAGAGGGTAAAAATAGGAATATTAACTTTAAGGTAGTCTTAAAGCCTCAAATAATAGAGCATATTGATCATATCCTAATAGGTAAGCCAAAATATTCTACTGCTCTAGGAATTTATCAAGAAGGGGAAGTTTTACCCTATCAACAACAAAAAGTTTCAGACAAGGACCTCACTCAAGTCAAGCAAGCAAATTTTGTAAATAGTCTTGATGGTAAGGTTGCAGGTTTGCACATCCAGCGGAGTGCTACGGGTATTGGTGGGGCTACAAAAGCTACTATGCGTGGAGCTCGTTCTCTCTTTGGTGATAATAATGTACTGTACGTGATAGATGGAATGCCCATCGCTAACCAAGCTGAAAGAGGTATTGGAGGTGATGGTAGAGATACCAGCGAAGGTATTTCTGACCTTAATCCTGAGGATATTGAAGAAGTAGTTGTATTACAAGGAGCGCAAGCAGCAGCACTCTATGGAGCTTCAGCTGCCAATGGTGTGGTACTCATTCGCACTAAAAAAGCTGAAAGTAACCAATTTAAAATTAACCTTTCTTCTTCAATAGAGTTTGTAAATAAACTCACAAAGCCTGAGTTTCAAGAAACATATGGCAATGAGTTAGGGCAATACACTTCACTGTCCACTCGTGCTTTGCCTAAGGGTACTTCTTTTAATATAAATGATTTTTATAAAACCGGACACGTGTACCAGAATGCAGTAAGCATTTCAGGAGGTATAGATTTTAAGGGAGGTAAGAATAAAACTTACGCTTCATTAGCTTCTTTACAATCAGGTGGTATAGTGCCTAACAGCGTATATAACCGCTATAATGCTTATTTGCACAATAGCACTTCTTTGCTAAATGATGCTTTACGGATAGACCTTTCGGGGAACTATATCCGTCAGTATGAACGCAATCAAGTAGCCTCTGGTATCGTTTTCAATCCTATAGTGGGCTTGTACTTATACCCAAGAGGAGAACAATTTGGTCAAGAACGTTATTTTGAACGTTATGATGCTATCGCAGGTTATGCTAAGCAATATTGGATTGCAGGTTCAGGTACGCCCGATACACCGGCTAACTTAGGTGAAAATATCCAAAATCCTTATTGGATAGCGTACAGAAATTTACGTCCTACTACTAAAGACCGATATATGTTTTCAGGCAAAGTAAGCTATAAAATTATAGGAGATTTAGACGTAGTAGCACGCTTCCGTATAGATAATACTACCTCTACAATGGACGATAAGCGTTATGCTTCTACGCTTCTCGCTTATGCAGGCGTTAATGGTTATTATGCTCATTGGAAAGAGACTTTCAAACAACAATATGCCGATGTGCTCTTACATTACAATAAAAATTTATCGAATGACTTCAGTTTAGATGTTCATTTAGGAGCTTCGTATGAAAGGCATAACACTCAAGTAGAAGGTTACAAAGGTAATCTGTATAACATAAATAATTTTACTCAAACCAATATCACAGCTCCTACAGCTATAACCCACCCATTGTGGGGAAAACGGAATAACACAGCCTTCTTTGCAATAGCTGAAATAGGTTGGCAATCTAAGATTTATCTCACTCTCACAGGTCGTACTGATAAACCGTCCGATTATCTCTTTACAAGTAAAAATAAGGTCTTCAGTCCATCAGTAGGTGTTTCGGCATTGTTACATCAATTTATAGGTATAGATAAAAGCATATTAAGTTTTGCAAAATTGCGTGGTGGTTACAGCCAAGTAGCAGCTCCTATGAGTTATGCGGGCTTAGGGGTAGCTGAAACGTCTCGCTCTTGGTTAGGTGATGCGTATAGTTTGCCTAACTACTCTACTGATTTACAGTTAGAACGTACTACTTCTTATGAAGTAGGCTTGGATACCCAATGGTTTAACAATCTTTCTTTTAACGCTACTTTCTATCATACTCGTACTAATAATCAATTAGTACCTATTGTATGGCAACAAGCAGGTGAAGTGCAAAATCAAGGAGCAGAAGTTGCTTTAAGGTATACTTATCCTAATACTTCTAAAGGGGTAAATTGGGAAACTCAGCTTGTTGCTTCTACTAATAAGAACAAGATTGTGAGTTTACCTCACGAGATAGCCAATGGTATGTATACCTTACATGAAGGTGGTGAAATAGGCGATATATTTGATGCGAATGGCAACAAATTAGGCTCTACCAATCCTGATTGGCTACTAGGCTGGCAAGGAAAGATGAGTTATAAGAATTTCGATTTGAATTTCTTGTTTAAAGCGCGTTTGGGAGGAATAGTTCTTTCAGAAACAGAACGTTATTTCGATCGCTATGGAGTGTCTAAAGCCTCTGCCGATAACCGAGCTAACTATGCTACTTTCATAGCTAATAGAACAGCTTCTGATTATCAATATTCGGCTACCAATATTCGTCTACAAGAAGTTGCCCTTACTTATCATTTTAGAGAAGGATTCATTGTAAAAGGCTTAAAAGACCTCAGTGTGTCATTAGTAGGTCATAACCTGCTAATGCTCTATAACAAAGCATCTTTTGACCCCGAAATAGTGCCTTCTGTAGGTACTTATGGCAGTGGATACGACAAATTTATGTTGCCTTCCATAAGAAGCTATGGACTTAATGTGAAAATGCAATTCTAA